The Pedococcus dokdonensis region ACTGCGCCGAGGTGAGGAACCCGAGGTTGGCAGCCCCGACTCCGACGAGCAGCACGGTGAAGGTGGCCTGGCTGGGTGCCGCGGCGGCGATGAGCAGCGCGCCGGCCAGGGCGGTGCCGGCCAGACCGACCGTGCGCAGCCGCAACCCGCGCCGCCGCCGGGCGGTCGTCAGGGCCCCGAAGAGCGCGCCGAGCGCGACGACACCGTTCAGCAGGCCCAGTCCGGAGGCCCCGGAGTCGAAGACGTCCTTCGCGTAGGCGGCGAGCGTGACGGGGAGGCTGATCGTGAAGAACCCGAACGCCCCGACCATGACGACCGGCCAGAGCACGGTAGGGGTGTGCAGGGCGTACGACAGTCCCGCCCGGATGCCCGGCTCGGGACCAGTGGAGTCGGCGAGCCGAGCCGCCCGACGAGCCCTGACCTCGCGACGGCTCGGGGTGCCGCGCATCGACAACAGCGCCAGGACGGGCCCGACGAACGACACCGCGTTGAGCGCGAATGCCCAACCGGCGCCGACGGTGCTCATCAGCAGACCACCGAGCACCGGCCCGGTCATCGCGCCGATCTGGAAGGTGCAGGACACCAGGCTGATCGCATTGGGCAGCTGGGGACCCCCGACCACCTCGGACACGAACGACTGCCGCACCGGGTTGTCCAGCGCGGCGACCGTGCCGAGGACGGCGGCCAGCGCGAACACGTGCCAGACCTGGATGCGTCCGCTCAGGGTGAGGGCGGCGAGAGCAGCTGCGGTCAGCAGCATCGACACCTGGGTGCCGATCAGCAGCTGCCGCTTGGGGAAGCGATCAGCCAGCAGCCCCGCGTGCAACCCGAAGAGAAGGGTGGGCAGGAACTGGAACGCGGTGACCACGCCGACGGCGGTCGGGCTGTCGGTCATCGTGAGGACCAGCCAGTCCTGCGCGATGCGCTGGACCCATCCGCCGGTGCCCGAGACGAGCAACCCGGACAGGAGCAACCGGAAGTTCCGGTTGGCCAGCGAGGGGAAGGTGCGCGAGAAATGCTGGGGGAGTAGTGGTTTGGCGATTCGGACTGAGGCGGCGTCGGTGGAGCTCAAGGGTCGTCCCGGAAAGGTAGCGTCTGGTCGAGTGGAGTCGGGGGATGGGCGAACGGGTTCCAGTGTCCCCTTATCAGCGCCCTGAAGCACTATGCTCATCCAGAATTAGTCCTCTAACTGTCATGCAGGATCGCAATGACCGTCCCAAGGACGACCCGGACGCAGGCGAGACACCCCGAGGAGAACACCGGTGTACGACCCAGAGCTGCTCCGCACCTTCGTCGCCGTCGCGCAGTCACTGAGCTTCACCCGCGCCGCCGAGTCGCTGGGCCTGCGCCAGCCCACGGTGAGCCAGCACGTCCGCCGGCTCGAGGAC contains the following coding sequences:
- a CDS encoding MFS transporter, with the protein product MSSTDAASVRIAKPLLPQHFSRTFPSLANRNFRLLLSGLLVSGTGGWVQRIAQDWLVLTMTDSPTAVGVVTAFQFLPTLLFGLHAGLLADRFPKRQLLIGTQVSMLLTAAALAALTLSGRIQVWHVFALAAVLGTVAALDNPVRQSFVSEVVGGPQLPNAISLVSCTFQIGAMTGPVLGGLLMSTVGAGWAFALNAVSFVGPVLALLSMRGTPSRREVRARRAARLADSTGPEPGIRAGLSYALHTPTVLWPVVMVGAFGFFTISLPVTLAAYAKDVFDSGASGLGLLNGVVALGALFGALTTARRRRGLRLRTVGLAGTALAGALLIAAAAPSQATFTVLLVGVGAANLGFLTSAQSLVQLAAVDHLRGRVVGLYMLVLIGSGAIGGPVVGWIAETFGARTALLASGAVPAVVTVLVCRHLAHAASLRLGLTSVAIRVPRPSLLPRP